From one Lotus japonicus ecotype B-129 chromosome 3, LjGifu_v1.2 genomic stretch:
- the LOC130743262 gene encoding uncharacterized protein LOC130743262, whose product MSAYVFCTKSLRIPAKLLPLANLLHEGRQLAMARLVLGNLYQMLNEAVEDIRNTKTVSLNAAGPLWLFQLWLNAIFESLLPAQDNPPTVSNTRIDAHRLETLTPAYDASSFEADFRKYFTMFLELKHYRSSFSPYSKAVRGPFRLRNSYPIASDSALPKEHHITLWRTLLSPRVLTVGFASSDYTLCGYNPQLVSRQFGLSQVLPNTLFDKNLVLYPGAIKRASAFDTTVQFYNKKLLNLSPFTYAPSYYATNAFKAWWSEYWAQISKPLVDCLQCMTYAFLLQKQDPKKTKAEVITRPAPQVISPVAHSSKDKPVVIEDDDDDDDDEDDDVSLADKLKSRKRKPKPVASASQKRAKGAGVSTTSGASKLASDAQPEVDDKEGGGDAAIQADVHEHSTQ is encoded by the exons ATGTCTGCTTATGTTTTTTGCACCAAGTCTTTGCGTATtcctgccaagcttttgcccTTAGCCAATCTacttcacgagggtcgacaactcgctatggctaggcttgtccttggcaacctctatcaaatgctgaatgaagctgtcgaggatatccggaataccaagaccgtctctctgaatgcaGCTGGACCTctttggctgtttcaactttggttgaatgcaatcttcgaatctcttctgccggcacaagataatcctccaactgtttctaacaccaggattgatgcccacaggctcgagaccctgacccctgcttatgatgcgtcgagttttgaagctgatttcagaaagtactttaccatgtttctcgagctgaagcattatcgttccagtttctctccttacagcaaggctgttcgtggccctttccggctgaggaattcttacccTATTGCTTCTGATTCTGCATTGCCCAAAGAACACCATATCACGCTctggaggaccctcttatctcctagggttttaactgtgggctttgctagcagtgactacactctatgtggctacaaccctcaattggtttctcgacagtttgggcttagccaagttctacccaacactttatttgacaagaatctagtcctgtaccccggagctattaagagggcttctgctttcgacacgactgttcagttttataacaagaaactcctcaacctgagccccttcacttacgctccttcatattatgctactaatgctttcaaagcctggtggtctgagtattgggctcaaatttcgaagcccctcgtcgattgtctgcaatgcatgacatatgcttttcttttgcagaagcaggatccgaagaagactaaag CTGAAGTCATTACTCGACcggctcctcaagttatttccccagtggctcattcttccaaggacaagccagtcgtgattgaggatgatgatgatgatgatgatgatgaggatgatgatgtcagtcttgctgacaagctcaag AGTCGAAAAAGGAAACCTAAGcctgttgcttcggccagtcagaagagggccaagggggcTGGTGTTTCCACCACcagtggggcttctaagttggcatctgatgctcaaccagaagtcgatgacaaagaaggtggtggcgacgccgccattcag GCTGATGTCCATGAGCATTCCACTCAATAA